One Lycium barbarum isolate Lr01 chromosome 5, ASM1917538v2, whole genome shotgun sequence genomic window carries:
- the LOC132642845 gene encoding cytosolic sulfotransferase 15-like has protein sequence MTISQTSQPLPPKYLQEDDLNEECKKFLSILPKEKGWIESYIYNYQGFWTAPRVIQGVIACQQQFQAQNSDIILVTTPKSGTTWLKSLLFSLVNRMKHPIFKQNHPLLVQNPHDLVPFLERRPYVDGQVPNGPFWNHVLDYWKECIKKPHKVHFLMYEEIKKQPKIQLKRLAEFLECPFSIEEENCELVDEILRMWSFENLSNLEVNINGKLSTGPENKLFFRKGEVEDWKNYFTIEMSEKLNHVIEQTFQGSGLKFLYT, from the coding sequence ATGACAATATCTCAAACTTCTCAACCACTTCCTCCCAAATATTTACAAGAAGATGACCTAAATGAAGAGTGTAAGAAATTTCTCTCTATCCTACCCAAAGAAAAAGGATGGATTGAATCATATATCTACAATTACCAAGGTTTTTGGACAGCGCCAAGAGTAATTCAAGGTGTGATTGCATGTCAACAACAATTTCAGGCTCAAAATAGTGATATCATTCTTGTTACAACTCCTAAATCAGGAACCACTTGGTTAAAATCACTTTTATTTTCTCTAGTGAATCGAATGAAACATCCTATTTTTAAACAAAATCACCCTTTACTTGTCCAAAACCCTCATGATCTTGTTCCATTTTTGGAACGTAGACCCTATGTTGATGGTCAAGTCCCTAATGGTCCGTTTTGGAATCACGTGTTGGATTATTGGAAAGAATGCATAAAAAAGCCTCATAAAGTACATTTTTTGATGTATGAAGAAATTAAAAAGCAACCAAAAATTCAGCTTAAACGCTTAGCTGAATTCTTGGAATGTCCATTTTCTATAGAGGAAGAAAATTGTGAACTGGTGGATGAAATATTAAGAATGTGGAGCTTTGAGAATTTAAGCAATTTGGAGGTGAATATAAATGGGAAATTGTCAACTGGACCGGAAAATAAATTGTTTTTTCGTAAAGGGGAAGTTGAAGATTGGAAGAATTATTTCACAATAGAGATGAGTGAGAAACTCAATCATGTTATTGAGCAAACGTTCCAAGGATCTGGATTAAAGTTTTTGTACACTTGA